The genomic region AAGCCGTGCGTGATTCGCGCACGCTCATCCTCTGCTTACCTCATAGACCCCATGACAACACCTTTTCAGCCATCGCTGTGAGTAGGAGACACTCATGAGAACGCAAATTTTCCGAACCGCAGTTTCGGCCCTTTTCGCCTGGGCCTTCTTCGCGTCGTCGGCCAGCGCTCAGACCGGAGTGGACGTCATGAAGAAGCAAAAAGAGCTGCTTAAAACCAAGGATGAGTACGAGATACAAAAAATGGTTTTGGTCAACGCGCAGGGGCAGAAAAAAGAACGTAAGATCGAGCGCTACACGAAAACCGACGCCAGTGATCTCAACAAAATCCTGATCCGATTTCTCAGCCCCAGGGATGTTGAGAATACTGCTCTGCTGACCTGGGAAAAACAAGGCGGCGATGACGACCAGTGGCTCAATCTACCGGCCGTCGGCAGGCCCAAAAGGATCGCCTCCAGCGGTAAGAAAAACCGCTTCATGGGAACGGATTTCTCCTATGAGGATTTAAGACCTGAAGCTCTTG from Bdellovibrionota bacterium harbors:
- a CDS encoding outer membrane lipoprotein-sorting protein: MRTQIFRTAVSALFAWAFFASSASAQTGVDVMKKQKELLKTKDEYEIQKMVLVNAQGQKKERKIERYTKTDASDLNKILIRFLSPRDVENTALLTWEKQGGDDDQWLNLPAVGRPKRIASSGKKNRFMGTDFSYEDLRPEALDAYTYKLLGSETCDGKPCFVIEAVPRTEKEQQDSGYSRRKFWILKDNYYSVKREFYDPAGTLEKIERSTALKSV